The segment ATGGTAAAACGGTTATCGTCTCTGGTACCGGCTACCTTCCTATTACTGAATTAAGTCACTGTAAGGCAGACGTCCCTGCTCACGTTCGGCGCGCCGCCCCCCACGTGGGATTCCTATCAGACGTAAATATCAAGGCGGGCATTTATGCATCGATGGTTCCGGTTAGCGTGTCGCCCATGAGTTTTTTGGCGGTGGTTGCAAAAATCGGAAGCGACAAAAGTCTAGTTAAAAAGCCAGGCTTTTATAGGACTACGGTGAGCGAGGCTAAGCTGAAAGAGGAGGCGTCTTCGGATATGAACCCGGTTATATCACTCGATGGGGAATATATATCAGTAGATCGGCGTCAGTGCGGCTCAGATTCTGAAGTTGATGTAGTCGAAATCAAAACAGGAAAGACAGTAGCGATCGACAACAAAACTTGCGGCAAGCTGTTCAATTGGGCTGCGAAATGAAGTCCCCCATCCGCAAAGGCGACAAACTAGAAAACGGCGGCGAAGTAACCGGCGGCTCCGAATGGTTCGTATTCATGGGTCGCCCGCTCGCCCGCAAGGGCGACGAAGCCCTTTGCGATGAGCACGGCCCGACCGTCATCGACGAGGGCTACACAAAGTTCCCCGACCGCGACGGCAAGCCGGTTGCCTTTCACCACTACCGTTGCGCGTGCGGCTGCCGCCTGATCTCGTCGCTCCAGAACGTCAATATCGAGTAATGCCGGTCGATCTGTCTTTGGCCGGACGCCCTAGTGCCTATCCACGCCGCCCACGGTTTTGGCCGTGGTGGTTCTGCATCTGGCTTGCCTGCAACGTTTTAGGCGTTGCCGTTGCCATGCTGCTCTGGCCGAAGGGACAGCCCGTGAGTGGCGCGCCGTTCTGGTTCTGGTTCGTTGGGGTACCCAACGGTGTATTCCTGATCCTGTTTGCCATTGAGCGCGCTGGCTACGAGGGTCTCTGGTATCGGGCGTACTGGCGCAACTATCATCGTAGCCGTTGGCTGGCGGAGCGGTTGCGCAGGGCACAAAAGCCCCTCGAGGTACTCGGTGTCGGCTACTGCCTGCCGCTTGGCGAACAGACGCTTGCCGGTGCGATTGCTGCCAGGGAACGCATGCCTGCAGCGCAGTTGCCCCGTACAGGTGCTGAACTCGTCTTTCACGCTCGTTTCGAGGACGCGGACTGGATGGTCGACGAACCTGATGCGGTCGGTCTTGAGGTGGACGAAGAAAGCATTCAGGCGGGCCGTGTGCCGAAGAAAATCGAGTTGCTGACGCTCAAGATTGCCGATGCGCTTAAGCCGCTTGAGACGAGCCTACGCGCCCTGACGTGCTACGAGCGGCAATGGTGGCCGCAGATTCGCGTACTGAGCGCAACGGGAAGCGAGCAGCGGGACATTGCGCGGGTCATTGACGCACTGCGCATGGCGGGCCTGCCGCCGCTCGCGGTGCAAGCGGTAGCGGCTACGGATGGCCTGATGGTTGCCGATGCGTGGCTCGACGCAAAGGACGCGCGTCCACTGCTCGTCGTCGCGACCGCATGGCACGAGGCTGGACCGCCCGAAGGCAGCACCGAGGGGTGCGTCGCCGTACTCCTGACGGCGGGATACTTCCGGCTGCCGGACACGGTCAAGGTCGCCGCGCTGCTTCACAGGCCCGTTACCGCGCTCGCGGGCGAAGTCGAACACGGCTTCGCCAATGCTGCGGTATGGGGTAAGGCTGACTTCGCTTCAATCGTTCGCGCATGGATAACGCGTCCTGTAGATGGAGGCGACAGAGCGTTACGCGCGGCCAATATGGATTCCATTTCAAAAGACGAGGCGCAGCGACGCTCCGACCGCATCGCCGGCGACCTCGGCGACGCAAACGGCTGGCTGTCCATCATAGCGGCGATCGAATCAGGCGCGGCAGATGGTCCGCAACTCATCATAGACGGCTTACAGTCCGCAGTCCTGCGCGTAACGCCCGCAATAAACGATAACAACCGGAATACCGATGAACGACCCCAGGCTTACCCTGCGCTCGCTTAAGCCCCCAACCGCGAACGAGGAATCCGCGCCGTCGAGCCGTCTGCCAATCTGGGGGATACCCGTCGGGGCGCTGATCGTCGCCCTGCTCGCAATCGGCTTCGTATCGCTGCGCGGCGATATTGTTGGCGTCTCGGCCGGTGAAGCTCATCTGAAGGCGGTCATTGACATTCTGTCGATCTTCGCAGTCGTTGTCGTCGTTCACCTCATCCTGTTCCCGACTGGCGCCTATGGCTTTGCCACGCGGCTTTTTCGCTTCGAAACCGGCGACCGCACGACGACGGCGAAGCCGCTCAAGCACGACGCGCGACTGCAACGCGTGGCCGAGGAACTGCGCGTCGCGCATGGCTGGTTCTGGCGTAGCCGCCTGCGCTGGCTGATGGTCGACGGCAGCGATACGCGGGTCGATCAGGTTGCACCGGGACTCAAGCAGGCAGGCGTTATACACGTCGGCGAGACCGTCCTCGTTCACGCCGCGCCGGACGGTATCGCAAAAGAGAAGTGGCTCGGCCAGATACGCAGATTGCGTAGTCGTCGCCCGGTCGATGGTCTGGTCCACGTCGCAAATGCCGACGAGCCCGATGCGGACCTGCCCCGCACGCTCTCGTTGATTGCCACCGCGCTCGGCTGGGCCGCGCCCATCACGTTCCTTCACCCGGTCGAGACCGAGGGTCGTCCATCCGAACGGTTCGAAGCGATCGGCGCCTTCATGCCGAACGAGTCGCGTAGGCAGGCGCAGCATGCCGCCGAATGCGTGCCTGACTTGCTCGACCACGTTCAGTGGAGGTCGGCAGACGCGGGCGTGAGCCTTCATACGCGCGAGAAGGCGATATGGCTGCTGCAAATCTCGAAGTATGTTTGCGACCATGCCGCGCGGATTGCTACGACCCTGTGCACGCTCGCCTCGTCGAACTGGCTGCGTGCGCCGCTCGCAGGCGTCATGTTCGCGCCGGTCTTTCCGGTGCCAACTGTCGTACCGGTACCGATACCGGTCGGGGACGAGGACGCAAACGCCACGCCGGATCAGCCTGCCGATGCTCCGCAGGTAATGACGGTTACGCGCGAGCAGCCAGCCGCGTTGCTTCCGGTATGGAAAGAGATCGCTGCCAGGGCGCCCTGTTATCGGGGCCGGCGCGCGGGCTTGTACTGGCGCGACGCGGTTGCAATGGCGGTCCTAACCGGGGCCGTAGTATGGGCGGTCGCGCTGGTCGTCTCGGGCCTCGGTAACCACGCACTCATCAAGGATGCCGAAGCGACCGCGTGGGCGGCTCTGCAGGCAGCGCCAGGTTCGCCACAGGCAATGCGTGCGCAACTCGCCCTGCAGCAGCAGATCGAGACGCTCGAATACCGCCGGGATCATGGCGTACCGTGGCATCTGCGCGCGGGTCTCGCGCGCAACGATGAACTCCTCGACGCGCTCTGGCAACCGTATCAGACCGTGGCCATACGCAACCTGCGCGATCCGTCCGCCCATCAACTCGAAGCCACGCTCACGCAACTCGCTCAGTCTCGCGCCGACGCACTGCCCAGCACCGAAGAACAGCAGCACGACTACAACGCGCTCAAAACGTATCTGATGCTGGCGCAACCTCAACATGCAGACGCTGCCTACCTCGCCAAGCAGTTGCCGACCACATGGCCCGCAATCGCCGGCATGAGCACGGGCGAATGGCTCGACACCTCGCAACGGCTCGCGTCGTTCTACGCGTCGCACTTGCGCGCGCATCCTGAATGGCGACTCCATGCATCGGATGATCTGACCCAAGCCGCGCGCAACATGCTCGTCAATCAGATCGGCCTGCAGAACTCCGACGACACGCTCTACCAATCCGTGCTGGAGCAGGCGAAGGGCAAATACGCCGATATGTCGCTCGTGACGCTGATCAACGGATCGGACGCACGCGGCTTATTCACGACGACGCAAACCGTACCGGGCATCTACACGCGCGCCGCATGGGACGGCATGATCGGCGAGGCGATCGACAAGGCCGCCAAGGAAGGGCGCGTGGCGGCGGACTGGGTGCTCGCCGACGAACGCGCCGCGCGCGTGCCGGGCGCGGCGCTCGAAGCGCATCAGGACATCGAGGAAGTGAGGCAGCGCCTGCGCGCGCGCTATTTCGCAAGCTATACCGCCGCGTGGCAGGCGATGCTGAACAGCCTGCAATGGCAGAATGCGACCAATCTAGGCAGCGCGATCACGCAGCTCACGCGCTTGACCGATGCGCAGACCTCGCCGCTGATTGCGCTGATGAAATCGGTTCAGTATCAGGCACAGGCGGGACGTCCCTCGCAAGCGCTCTCGGACACGCTAGTGCGCAAAGCACAGGACCTGATCGGCAACAAGACAGGCATCGCGAGTGCTCAGGAAGTCGATCCGCTGGACAAATCTTTCGGCCCGCTGCTCGCGTTGATGGGCGATGACGTGGTGACGGGCACGGCCAGCAAGTCGAACGGCAAGCCCACAAAAAGTGTCGCCGACTTCAGCGGCGTGAGCCTCGCGCATTTCCTGACGGTGGCCACGACCATGCGCCTGAAGCTGCAGCAAATCGCCACCAGCACCGACGCCCAGGCCATGGCGCGTCAAATGGCGCAGGCGGTGTTTCAGGGCAAACTCTCGGAACTCACGCAGGCACGCGACGATGCCGCGCTCACTGCCGCAAGCCTTGGCTCGCAATGGTCGGGCTTCGGCGACGCGCTGTTCTCGCGGCCCCTCGACGTGGCGTGGCAAACCATTCTGCAGCCGGCCGCGGCCAGTTTGAACGAGGCGTGGCGCTTGTCGATCGCCGCGCCGTTTGCGAGCAGCTTCAACGGGCACTACCCATTCTCGGACACCGACGCAGATGCCTCGTTTGCCGAGCTGGGTCGCTACATCAAGCCCGACACCGGACTGATCTCGCGCTTTGTGACGACACAGCTCGCAGGCACGCTTCAGCCTGAAGGCAATGCGTGGGCGCCGAACGAACTCGCGCCACAAGCATTGCAGTTCGATCCGGAGTTCCTCTCGGCACTGCGCCAGTTGTCGACGCTCGGCGCGCAGCTGTACGCGCAGGGCGATGCCAGCTACCGGTTCCAGCTCATGCCGCATCCAAATCCGGACGTCACCCGCAACATCCTGAGCATCGACGGCGCGAAGATCGAGTACTTCAACCAATTGGAGACATATACCTCGATTGTGTGGCCGGCGATCGGGCAAAGCGGCTCGAGCGGCCAGAATGGCCGTGTACAACTGACGTGGGAGTCGCTCGACGCCGGAGCACGCATTGCTTTCGCCGCCAACGGTGACTGGGCATGGCTGCGCTTGCTCGCTACTGCTCAAGTCAAGCCGCTTGACAGCACCACCTATGAGCTGACCTTCAATCAAGGCAACGGTTTTCCTCTGCAGTACGACCTCAAAGCGCAGGTCGGCGCGGGGCCGCTCGATTTGCTCAAGCTGCGCGGCTTCAAGATGCCGCAGCGCGTGTTTCTCGTCGGCAAGGGTGTGATGATGCCCGCCGGCGGACTGTCCTTGCCACCTCTGCCGCCGGAGATGCGACCATGACCGCGCCTTGGAAGCATTCCGCGCTTGAGCACGAGAATCCGTTTCTCGAATACTTCGATGCGGAAATGCGCTACTTGCGCGCCGCATCGGGCGAGTTTGCCAAGGCCCATCCTGATGCTGCCCGTCGTCTGGGTATGCGCTACGGCGAGGTGGGCGACAGCGTGCGCGCCACCTTCGAGGGCTTTGCGCTGCTCATGGCGCGTTTGCGCATGAAGCTCGACGATGGCGGTCCGGAATTCACCGAAGCGCTGATCGACAATTTGTACGAGCATGCGGCGCGGGCGATTCCCTCGCTGTCTATCATCGAATGCTCGCCTCTAGGCCGTGGAGCCGCAGCGGCCGCGCAGGTGCCAGCCGGGGCTTTGGTGCGCTCGGCGCCCGTTGGGCCCGATCAAGTGCAGTGTCTATACCGGACGACGCAGGCCGTCCAGCTACTGCCACTCTCAGTCGAGGACGCGGAGGTTACGGTGCGCGATGGTGGATGCACGATCATTCGCGTCACATTCAGGTTGTGGCTGGGCGAACAACGTGAGGCGACGGACCTGTCGCGCATTCGTCTGTATCTGCACGGCGAGCGGGCCGCCGCGGCCGCGCTCTATGCGGCGCTAACGCGTCAGGTCACCTCGATTAGCCTGCGCTTGCCTTCGGTGCGCAATGGCGAGTTGCAGCCGCTCGAGGGCGTTCAATTCGAAGGGGCGGGCTTTGGCCCGACTACGCGGCTGTGGCCGGTCACCGAGCCCGAGCGCGACCGCACGCTGGATCGCGAGCAGACGCTGCTGGAATACTTCGTGTTTCCGCAAAAATTTCACTTCGTCGATCTGTGCGGCTTCGACGCCTCGATGCTGCCGGCGGGCGAATCGCAGATGACGTTTGAAATCGAACTGAGCGGGCGCGTACCGGGCGATTATCCGGTGTGTCGCGAGAGCTTCCGTCTGTTCTGCACACCAGTGATCAACCTGTTCGAAGTGGATGCGCTGCCGCTGCGACCTACGGACTGGCATGATCGCGAACATCGCGTTCAACCCGGCGCGGCGGGGCACGTCGAGCCGTATCACGTGCTCGCAGTGACCGCCGCAGATCCGGAGGACAGCGCACGTCACACATATAGCGCCTTCACGAGCTTTCGCCATCGCGGCTGGACGCTGCAGTACGAGAAGCCAGAGCGTTATTTCCATACCTCGATGCGTTTGGGCGTGACGGGCCGGGAGCTTTGGCTGACGCTATCCGGGCAGTTGTGGGAGCGTCTCCACGCGGACGCTGCGCACGATGAGAACCGTCCGCAACCGGATCGCCATCTGACGGTGAGGGCACTGGCGAACAATGGACGCTTGCCGCGCATGGCGCTTTCCGAGGCGACGATCACTGAGACAGTGTCGGGCTTTACCGGTATCGCGTCGGTGCGCAACCTGAGCGCGCCGACGCTGCCGTTGTATCCGCCGCGCCATCACCCGGAGTACGACTGGCGCTTGCTCGGCCATTTCACGGCGGGCGGCGCAAATGAATTGAACATGATCGGGATGGTGGGCGCACCTGCATTTCGCGAGGCGCTGGAGCTTTACGACTGGTCGCCTGACGACAGTACTCAGCGGCGCATCGATGCTATCGAAGATGTGTGGTTGGCCGAGCATGAGTCGGTGGGCAGAGGACATATGCGACGCGAGGTTCGCGTGTACGTGCGCCTCGACGCTAGGGCATTCGACGGGCCGGGTGACGCAGCGCTGTTCGGTGATGTGCTAAGCCGGTTCGTGGGCCGCTATGCAAGTTTTCATCATGCGATGCGGTTGGTGCTGGACGTCGAGGGTAAGCAGACTGTGTATCCGGTGATGGAGTTCGAGGGGGCGCCATTTTGATTCGCGATACCGCAGCGCGTCAATCACTACGGTCGTCGCCCGCGACGTCTGCCGGCGGCTTGCGCAATACCTGTGTTGTCTGGAATTGTGGCGTGGCGCTGCCGGTCGACGACGGCTTCGTCGCACACTGTCCGTACTCGCGTGAGAGACCGCTTCAAGCCGCTCTCCGCACTTCCCTTTCCGCCGCGAACCTGACCACCACAACCAGCCCATGCGGTTCCGCATCCCTTAACACAACCTCCGCGCCGATCCGCGCCGCCACGGTGGCGACGATCGACAAACCAAGACCCGAGCCTTCGGTATCCGTGCCGAGCACGCGATAGAACGGATCGAACACACGCTCCCGTTCTTCCGCCGCAATGCCGGCGCCGGAGTCCTCCACGCGAATGAACGCGCGGCCATCGATCACGCCGGCCGATAAATCCACGCGCCCATCTTCCGGCGTATAGCGGATGGCGTTATCGACGAGGTTCTTCAGCAAGATCGAAAGCTCGGCCTCGGGCACGTCGATCACCACGTCATCCTCCGTACTCGACACGCCGATGTCCAGACGCTTCGCCTCGGCAAGGGGCATCAGATCCTCGAGCACGTTGCGAAAAACTTCCTGTACACGCAGCCGGCTCGGCTTGCCCACGGTCTTGTCCTGCACGCGCGCGAGCGTGAGCAACTGATTGAGCAGCGCACGCGTGCGCGCGAGACCTCGCCGCAACGAGAACAATCGTTCGCGCGCGGCGGCGGGCATCTCCGAGGCGTCGAGGCGCTCGGCTTGCAGCGAAAGCGCCGTTAGCGGCGAGCGCAGTTCATGCGCGGCATCGGCGACAAAGCGGCGTTGCATCGCCAGCGAAATGTCCACGCGGATCAGCAGGCGATTGATCGCCACGACGAACGGCGTGATCTCGGAAGGAACCGTATCTTCCGTAAGCGCCGAGAGATCGTGCTCGGGACGCTGATCGAGATCGCCCGCCAAAAGCGCGAGCGGACGAAACATGCGGCGCACGAGCCAATGAAGCGTGATGAGCAAAACCACCGCGAGCGTGCCGAACGGAATGACGGTGGCAAGCGCACTGTTGCGCGCGATCTCGTCGCGCCCCATGGTCTTCTGTCCGACCACGACACGCACGCCGTCGTTGAGCGTCTTCACGATGATCCGCCAGCGCAGGCCAGCCACGTTCGCATACTGAAGGCCGTCCCGCAGGTCGGCGGAGAGCGCGAGCGGCGCGCGTTCATCGAGTGTCTGAATCACGATCTTCGATGCGAAGTCCACACCCGGCACATCGGCAAGCGTTTCGCGCCGCATGACGGCGAGACTGCGCGGCGTCACGAGCGCGGTGATCTGCTTGAGCTGCCCGTCCTGCAACTCGTTCGCCTCGTGAAAAGCCGTCTTGAACGCGATGAAGCCGCCGATGAGCGCAATCGCCACGATCAACACCGACAGCCATGCCGACAAACGAAACTGGAGCGAACGGTTCATGTCTGCTTCGAGACCATCCAGCCCACGCCGCGCACATTCTTGATCGCCTGCGCGCCGAGCTTCTTGCGCAGCGAATGAATCAGGAATTCGACGGCGTTGCTTTCGACTTCCTCATTCCAGCCGTAGATGCGGTCTTCGAGTTCCGTGCGCGAGAGAATGGCGCCGGGGCGCAGCATGAGCGCCTGAAGCAACGCAAACTCGCGGCTCGACAGACGCGTGACGTTGCCCGCGGCCGTGACTTCGCGCGTGGCGGGATCGAGCGAGATGATGCCGTTCGACATGACGGGCGCCGCCTGACCGCTGCGCCGCCGCACCACGGCGCGCATCCGCGCGAGCAATTCGGACATCTCGAAGGGCTTGAGGATGTAATCGTCCGCGCCTGCATCGAGGCCACGAATACGCTCTTCCACCGCATCGCGCGCGGTGATGATAAGTAACGGAACCAGATTGCCGCCGGCCCGCACCGCGCGCAACACGTCGATGCCGTCCTTGCCCGGCAAGCCCAGATCGAGCAGGGCAACGTCGTAGCTGTGCGTTTCCAAGCTTGTCAACGCAAGCCGGCCGTCACGCACCCAGTCGACGGCGTAGCTGCCGTCCTTGAGGGTGTCTTGCACAGCTTCGCCGATCATGCGGTCGTCCTCGACCAGCAACACCCTCATGCCATTTCTCCGTGGGCTCACCTTCGCCCCCGCGCGCAAAACATCTGCGAAAAGGGCGGCAAAAGCGACTTTACACCGAGTGAGAAGGGGGATGGGGACATCGGCATGGAGGATGCGTCTTCTTGACTGAGTCTGAAGTCTCGAAGCGTAGACTTAGCTGGTGCTTAGGAATAAAAGACCAGGCGAATCGTTTGCTCGATGGGCCATGCCATCCGCGAAAACCCGCATCGCCGCCAATCCTAAGCTTCTAAGTCTCGGCTGCAACGGTGTCGCTCTGCACGGAATCATCGCCCGCCCGTTCGCCCATAAGACAGACATGACCACCACCGCGCCCACGAAAAAAGCCCCGCGACGGCCGCCGTCCGCCGTTCTCGCCCGCCCGTTGGCCTGGGAACATTACGATCTCTCGCAATCGAATGTCATGTTCGAACGGCTCCCCGCGCCGGGCGAACTCGCGCTCTGGCTCGTGCCTACCGAATTCCGCTTCGTGTCCGCATCGAACGTCGGTCTTTGGCTCACGGTCGCCGAGCGCAAACGCGCGCGCATTCATCCAAACGCGGCGGTGGGACGGCGCTTCGGCGTCGGACGGGCGACGCTTCGGCTGCTGCTTTCCGGGGTGCTCGCGTGCCGGCAACACGAAGTGAAGCTGGAGGAAGGGCCAGAGGAACGCATCGTGGTGGCGAATCTGCGCGATGGCCAGTCGGTCGGCGTCGACATCGCTTATTGCGGTATCTGGATCGTCATTGCGATGGCGGCTGACAGAGTAGGGCTGAAGATAGCGCCGAATCTGTTCGCGCCGCGCGATACGAAAGATTTGTTCGCAGCCGCACGAGCGCGCGCGGAACGCGGTGAGGTGCGATCGCTGCAAGAGCGGGCCGCGCAGGAGACGACATGGCATACGCTTCCGCTGCTCTTGCCGGGCGAAGCGCGTGGCGCTGTCGTGCTCGAAAGACCGTTCGAACGCGTGCGAGCGTTTGGCTGGGAGCGTCCGTTCGATGCAATTTGACCAACGGCGCTAAGCGTCCGCTAAGGAATCGATTGTTATTCTGCGGAGACTCACGGCTCTCACGGAATACTTCGACATGCAAATCAATACGGAAACGCAGGACCGACACGACCTCAAGGTGCCGGCCGTCACGCTCGGCTTCTGGCTCATCAAGATTGCGGCGACGACGCTCGGCGAGACCGGCGGCGATTGGGTCACGATGTCGCTGAATCTCGGCTATCTGGTGGGTTCCGCGATTTTCGCGATCCTGTTCGTCGGCTTCGTCATGGCGCAGGTGCGGGCGAAGGGCTTCCATCCGTCGTTCTACTGGATCACCATCGTCGCGACCACGACGCTCGGAACCACGCTCGCCGACTTTGCCGATCGCTCCGTTGGGCTCGGTTATCCGGGCGGCGTCTCGTTGATCGTCGTGTGCCTGGTGCTGTGCATCTTTCTTTGGTATCGCGTGGAAGGAACGGTCGCGGTGTCGAGCGTGACCACACCGCGCGCCGAATGGTTCTACTGGATCACGATCCTGTTCTCGCAAACGCTGGGCACCGCCGTCGGCGACTGGCTCGCAGGCGACGATCGCGGCGGTCTCGGCCTCGGCTACGAAGTGAGCGCGCTGATTTTCGGCACGCTGCTGCTTGCCGTGTGCCTGATGTACTTCTTTACGCAGATTTCCCACACGCTGCTCTTTTGGCTCGCGTTCGTGCTGACGCGGCCGCTCGGCGCCACGCTGGGCGATTTCTTCGATAAACCCGTCGACCAGGGTGGACTCGCTTTCAGCCGCTTCACGGCTTCGGTCGTTCTCATCGTGGCGATGGTCGCGGCTGTGTGGATCACGGATCGAGTCGATAAGCGCAAGGCTGCGGCGTATCCGTGACCTGAGTCACGCAAAAAAGAATTTTGACGCGCTATCATCCGGGAAAACCCGTATTTGTCCGAGTGCCGGCGATCCCGGCCGACGACGAATCGGCATTGTCCCTTTGCATCGGCGCCGGCCAAAAGCCGTGTCCGATCTCCGACCGGATGTCGACCCATGATTGCGATCGTCTTTCGACGAGCGGCTGACCGCCTGCTCGTAGCAGATCCCGGCCTCGCGCGCTTCGTCACGGCGCTTCGTGCGACGCTCGCCACGTTGATTAGCGCCTTCATCTGCATCGAAGTGGCCGCGCGATTCGGGTCACCGCCGGTGGTCGCCGGACTAGCCGTGCTGTTCTGCATGATCGCCCCGCTGTTTTTGCGCGATCACACGCTGCGCGGCTGGTTAGTCTCCCTCTCTTCCCTCTATCTCGTCGCCGTATCGAGCTTTGCCACGGCGGCCGCGCTCGATGTCGTGCCCTTCGTCGCCGATGCGGTGTTCATCGCGCTGCTCTTCGCCGGCATGCTGGTGCAGGCTTGCGGACCTCGAGCGCTTGGTAGCGCGCTGATCGGCATCGTGGCTTTTTACTTTGGCGTGTATCTGCATCCATCGGCGAACGAGGCTGGTTTGATTCTCGCGCTGTCGATGGTGGCGCCGTGCGTGATCGTGTGCGTCGCGCGCGGAATCGTGCCGCAACGCCGTATCGCCGCGATACAACTGGCGATTCGCACCGTCGCCTTGCGCGCAAGAGACGTGCTCCGCGAAACGCACCGCGCGGGGCGCATGCACACGGCGCTGTCCTCGATGAACGAAGCGGCCATCGCCTTCGAAGACCGGCTCGCGCTTCTAGACCCGGACGACGCCGGCGCGCTGCGCGAAGCGCTCGTGGAACTCGAAGTCGCCGCAGGCCAATATGTCTTCGATGCAACGAGCCGCCCCGCACGCGAAAGCGCCTTCCGCTCGGCGATTGCGAAGCTCGAAGGCATCGAAACGACGGATTCGAAGCGCAAGAACGCGCCGCCGCCGCGCAAGAGAATCGACATGAGCCAGCTACGCACGAGCCTTTCATGGCTGCCCGCCTTGCGCACGGGCGCGGCAGCGCTGATGGCCATGCTCGCGGGTCACGTGCTGTCGTCGGAGCGCTGGTTCTGGGCCGTCATCACGGTGTTCGTCGTGTTCCTCGGTACGCGTTCGCGCGGCGACACGCTGTATCGCGCCATGCAGCGCATTGCCGGAACACTCGCGGGCGGACTGGTCAGCGCGCTTCTGGTGACGAGTCTGCACGATCAGCCCGCCGCGATTGCAGCCGCCATGCTGCTCTGCGTTTTCGGTTGGGCGTACTTCATCATGAGCGCATACGGGCCGGGCGTGTTCTTCATCACCGTGCTCGTGGGTCTGGTCTATGGCGGTCTCGGCCTTGCCGTGCAACCGCTCGTCGAACTGCGGATCG is part of the Caballeronia sp. TF1N1 genome and harbors:
- a CDS encoding FUSC family protein, translated to MIAIVFRRAADRLLVADPGLARFVTALRATLATLISAFICIEVAARFGSPPVVAGLAVLFCMIAPLFLRDHTLRGWLVSLSSLYLVAVSSFATAAALDVVPFVADAVFIALLFAGMLVQACGPRALGSALIGIVAFYFGVYLHPSANEAGLILALSMVAPCVIVCVARGIVPQRRIAAIQLAIRTVALRARDVLRETHRAGRMHTALSSMNEAAIAFEDRLALLDPDDAGALREALVELEVAAGQYVFDATSRPARESAFRSAIAKLEGIETTDSKRKNAPPPRKRIDMSQLRTSLSWLPALRTGAAALMAMLAGHVLSSERWFWAVITVFVVFLGTRSRGDTLYRAMQRIAGTLAGGLVSALLVTSLHDQPAAIAAAMLLCVFGWAYFIMSAYGPGVFFITVLVGLVYGGLGLAVQPLVELRIEEVAIGCLAALIAAFTVKPLDTTSHIEARFVGVVDALIEGVSAASANADENQGGAAAAVRALDRQWHDFRVALRPQRVFVWEPRYEQIAGALQCCVHNVRAMLSERSDTRQDAGSEHSFGSVMARLESIRARYARPIRHTSPIDTRTSDALVSLDGAVALLASRIRDAQASRDISVTWRTLASLRARIGFH